In Candidatus Aminicenantes bacterium, a single window of DNA contains:
- a CDS encoding DUF4340 domain-containing protein — MKLGKLKSEPIILGIAIIAMLLYLALRNPDRMNYQLPRLAPVAKADIGRVDIARAGQAMRLERKDNGWSIQPQGFAADPAKANAIVDAIVNLNLTALVSESKNYLPYGLDRENAITVKAYGNERLLREFSIGNVASTYSHTYVKLDVDPRVFHARNSFRSDFDQKVDNLRDKTVLQFDKNEISAIEISSAGEKILFTKNIKPLQFKPGDKQAESQAPPSEEESWQTVDGKTANGSELNGILEQASRLICEGFIDGKTKDDFKQPLYSLRLKGGKDFLLSIFAKTEKEISYAALSSESPYPFLLSAYKVENIMKKPALLKNEKTTAK, encoded by the coding sequence ATGAAACTCGGCAAACTTAAAAGCGAACCCATCATCCTGGGCATCGCGATCATCGCCATGCTGCTCTACCTGGCGCTGCGCAATCCCGACCGCATGAATTATCAACTCCCGCGCCTGGCGCCCGTCGCCAAGGCCGACATCGGCCGCGTCGACATCGCCCGGGCCGGGCAGGCGATGCGCCTGGAAAGGAAAGACAACGGCTGGTCCATCCAGCCTCAGGGCTTCGCGGCCGACCCGGCCAAGGCCAACGCCATCGTCGACGCCATCGTCAACCTGAACCTGACGGCGCTGGTCTCCGAATCCAAAAATTATTTGCCGTACGGGCTCGATCGGGAAAACGCCATCACGGTCAAGGCCTATGGGAATGAGCGGCTGCTGCGCGAATTCTCGATCGGTAATGTCGCCTCCACCTACAGCCACACCTACGTGAAACTGGACGTCGACCCGCGCGTCTTCCATGCCCGGAACTCCTTCCGCAGCGATTTTGACCAGAAAGTCGACAACCTGCGCGATAAAACCGTGCTGCAGTTTGACAAAAACGAAATTTCGGCCATTGAGATCAGCAGCGCCGGAGAGAAAATTCTTTTCACGAAAAATATCAAGCCGCTCCAGTTCAAGCCCGGCGACAAGCAAGCGGAAAGCCAAGCGCCGCCGTCGGAGGAGGAGTCGTGGCAGACGGTCGACGGCAAGACGGCGAACGGCAGCGAGTTGAACGGCATCCTCGAGCAGGCCAGCCGGCTGATCTGCGAGGGATTCATCGATGGCAAAACCAAGGACGATTTCAAACAACCGCTGTATTCGCTGCGGCTGAAGGGGGGCAAGGATTTCCTGCTGTCCATTTTCGCGAAAACGGAAAAGGAAATCAGTTATGCGGCCCTTTCTTCGGAGAGTCCATATCCGTTTTTACTCAGCGCTTACAAGGTCGAGAACATCATGAAAAAACCGGCGCTCCTGAAAAACGAAAAAACCACGGCTAAATAA
- the amrA gene encoding AmmeMemoRadiSam system protein A, translating into MGKLSRQEQQELLALARSTIKKHLASGKAEYPPVSNPVFNEKRGVFVTLHHRGDLRGCIGYPLPYKPLWEAVIDNAIAAASQDPRFPAVMVAELPELDIEISVLTVPQPVAGHEQVKVGRDGIIISKGFQRGLLLPQVPLEQGWDLEQYISYGCLKAGLDRDEWKRGVKIETFQAQVFGEKEVAETP; encoded by the coding sequence ATGGGAAAATTGAGCCGGCAGGAACAGCAGGAGCTTCTTGCCCTGGCCCGCAGCACCATCAAAAAACACCTGGCTTCGGGCAAGGCGGAATATCCTCCCGTTAGCAATCCCGTTTTCAATGAAAAACGGGGGGTGTTCGTCACCCTGCACCACCGCGGCGACCTGCGCGGCTGCATCGGCTATCCGCTGCCCTACAAGCCCCTCTGGGAAGCCGTGATCGACAATGCCATCGCCGCTGCCAGCCAGGATCCCCGCTTTCCGGCGGTCATGGTGGCGGAGCTGCCCGAACTCGACATCGAGATTTCCGTCCTGACCGTCCCGCAACCGGTCGCCGGTCACGAACAGGTGAAGGTCGGCCGCGACGGCATCATCATCAGCAAGGGCTTTCAGCGCGGCCTGCTGCTCCCACAGGTGCCTCTGGAGCAGGGCTGGGACCTCGAGCAGTACATTTCCTACGGCTGCCTCAAGGCCGGGCTGGACCGGGACGAGTGGAAGCGCGGGGTGAAAATAGAGACCTTTCAAGCCCAGGTCTTCGGCGAAAAAGAGGTGGCTGAAACGCCATGA
- a CDS encoding secondary thiamine-phosphate synthase enzyme YjbQ — translation MNRSRCLEIQSRQEIEFIDITAALREFVRASKCREGVLLVFAPHTTAGVTINENADPDVRHDIGEFFKRRLPQQDYFRHGEGNSPAHILSSLVSASETLIIENGEPLLGTWQGVFFCEFDGPRQRRVHLKIVPG, via the coding sequence ATGAACCGCAGCCGCTGCCTCGAGATCCAAAGCCGGCAGGAGATCGAGTTCATCGACATCACGGCGGCGCTGCGCGAGTTCGTGCGCGCCAGCAAATGCCGGGAGGGGGTGCTCCTGGTTTTCGCTCCGCACACCACGGCCGGGGTGACCATCAATGAGAACGCCGACCCGGACGTCCGTCACGATATCGGGGAATTTTTCAAGCGCCGCCTCCCGCAGCAGGATTATTTCCGGCACGGCGAAGGCAATTCGCCGGCGCATATCCTGTCCAGCCTGGTATCGGCTTCCGAGACCCTGATCATCGAAAACGGCGAACCGCTCCTGGGCACCTGGCAGGGTGTTTTCTTCTGCGAGTTCGACGGCCCGCGCCAGCGCCGGGTCCATTTGAAGATAGTCCCCGGTTGA